One Bacillota bacterium genomic region harbors:
- the atpD gene encoding F0F1 ATP synthase subunit beta, with product MNIGKIVQVIGPVVDVQFEQQLPYINTALKLQNQAGETIVLEAVHQLGDSVVRCVSMSSTDGLVRGMPVEDTGAPITVPVGRATLGRMFNVLGEVIDDGEPVTAEEKWPIHRPAPTFDEQRTAAEILETGIKVIDLLAPYARGGKVGLFGGAGVGKTVLIQELIRNIAYEHGGFSVFAGVGERTREGNDLWHEMKESGVIDKTALVFGQMNEPPGARQRVGLTGLVMAEYFRDKEGQDVLLFIDNIFRFTQAGSEVSALLGRMPSAVGYQPTLQTEMGQLQERITSTTKGSITSVQAIYVPADDPTDPAPATTFAHLDATTYLSRPLTELGIYPAVDPLESSSRILDPQVIGEEHYNVARGVQGVLQRYKELQDIIAILGMDELSDEDKLTVSRARKIQRFLSQNMFVAEVFTGSPGVYVPLKETIRGFKELLEGKHDDLPEAAFYMVGTIEDAIKKAESL from the coding sequence ATGAACATCGGAAAAATTGTGCAGGTTATTGGTCCGGTTGTGGACGTGCAGTTTGAACAGCAATTGCCGTACATCAACACTGCCTTAAAGTTGCAAAACCAGGCAGGCGAAACAATCGTTTTAGAAGCGGTACATCAGCTAGGCGACAGCGTTGTGCGCTGCGTTTCCATGTCATCCACCGACGGACTTGTCCGCGGTATGCCCGTTGAGGATACAGGCGCGCCCATCACTGTCCCCGTCGGTCGTGCCACTTTGGGACGGATGTTTAACGTCCTTGGAGAAGTAATTGACGATGGTGAACCGGTAACTGCTGAAGAAAAGTGGCCGATACACCGGCCAGCGCCAACCTTTGATGAACAGCGGACTGCCGCTGAAATCTTGGAGACAGGAATCAAGGTTATTGACTTGTTGGCCCCTTATGCCCGGGGCGGCAAGGTTGGTCTTTTCGGCGGTGCCGGCGTCGGCAAAACGGTTCTTATCCAGGAACTGATTCGCAACATTGCCTACGAACACGGTGGTTTTTCCGTCTTTGCAGGGGTTGGTGAACGGACCCGGGAGGGTAACGACCTTTGGCATGAGATGAAGGAGTCAGGCGTCATCGACAAAACAGCTCTCGTCTTCGGGCAAATGAACGAACCGCCCGGTGCCCGACAGCGGGTCGGCCTCACTGGTCTGGTTATGGCCGAATACTTCCGGGATAAGGAAGGTCAGGATGTATTGTTGTTTATCGACAACATCTTCCGCTTTACCCAGGCTGGTTCAGAAGTGTCCGCGCTGTTGGGACGTATGCCTTCGGCAGTTGGCTATCAGCCCACCTTACAGACAGAAATGGGTCAGCTTCAGGAGCGGATTACATCAACCACCAAGGGTTCAATCACTTCGGTGCAGGCGATTTATGTTCCCGCCGATGACCCCACTGACCCAGCGCCGGCAACAACTTTTGCTCACTTGGATGCAACAACGTATTTATCCCGCCCTTTGACAGAGCTTGGGATTTACCCGGCGGTTGACCCCTTGGAATCTTCATCGCGGATTCTTGACCCCCAGGTTATTGGCGAAGAGCATTATAATGTTGCCCGAGGCGTTCAGGGTGTGTTGCAGCGCTACAAAGAACTCCAAGATATCATCGCCATCCTTGGTATGGATGAGCTTTCCGACGAGGATAAACTTACTGTTTCTCGGGCTCGGAAGATTCAGCGTTTTCTGTCCCAAAATATGTTTGTGGCTGAAGTATTTACTGGTTCTCCCGGTGTTTATGTTCCGCTTAAGGAAACAATCCGGGGCTTCAAGGAATTACTCGAGGGCAAGCACGATGACCTGCCCGAAGCGGCATTTTACATGGTGGGAACGATTGAGGACGCCATCAAAAAGGCCGAATCCCTGTAG
- a CDS encoding F0F1 ATP synthase subunit epsilon has product MSEKTFVLTVVTPESRVFQDSVNMVIVRTTEGDIGVLAGHTPLVAPLEIAPMTIKIGDNERKAAVNGGFVEVTPDHMTILAESAEMAEQIDVDRAEAARSRAEERLAQHQGDVDFARAQAALQRALVRLQVAGRDQG; this is encoded by the coding sequence ATGAGCGAAAAAACCTTTGTGTTGACTGTGGTCACTCCCGAAAGTCGAGTATTCCAAGACTCTGTAAACATGGTAATTGTCCGCACCACCGAGGGCGATATCGGGGTGCTTGCTGGGCACACCCCATTGGTGGCGCCATTGGAGATTGCTCCAATGACAATCAAAATCGGCGACAATGAACGCAAGGCAGCCGTCAATGGCGGCTTTGTGGAAGTGACACCGGATCATATGACAATACTCGCCGAATCTGCAGAAATGGCCGAGCAGATTGATGTCGACCGGGCCGAAGCTGCCCGTAGCCGCGCCGAGGAGAGATTAGCCCAACATCAGGGTGATGTGGACTTTGCCCGCGCCCAGGCGGCATTGCAACGTGCGTTGGTGCGTCTCCAGGTAGCCGGTCGGGATCAGGGTTGA
- a CDS encoding DUF1694 domain-containing protein, with product MPDSSNHRSGGFSSKDPLEQTLLVGMHGTPELKKEERRRFLGQFRERVIKALTFDQISEPGTYPEVEAAIADPAAAKLIISRRADIKAAAEYIRLARQHQLSFTTVDSSDLAGPVGLVVAAESAVDREQVLVPSRVERLEQLGLPRALIDAKGQPVCKKCIQLLREKAPEELSNYRTYNLLDKLSGKKCICE from the coding sequence ATGCCCGATTCCAGTAACCATAGATCAGGAGGATTCAGCAGCAAGGATCCGCTGGAGCAGACGCTTCTGGTGGGCATGCACGGCACGCCGGAACTGAAAAAAGAGGAACGGCGGCGTTTCCTTGGCCAGTTTCGGGAAAGGGTTATAAAGGCCTTGACCTTTGACCAAATCTCCGAGCCCGGAACATACCCGGAAGTGGAGGCGGCAATCGCCGATCCCGCAGCAGCCAAACTCATTATTAGCCGGAGGGCAGATATCAAAGCGGCTGCCGAGTATATTCGGCTCGCTCGCCAACATCAGTTGTCTTTTACAACGGTTGATTCCAGCGATTTAGCCGGACCTGTTGGCTTGGTTGTCGCCGCAGAATCGGCGGTGGACCGGGAACAGGTTTTAGTGCCCAGCAGGGTGGAGCGTCTGGAGCAGCTGGGGTTGCCCCGCGCTCTGATAGACGCCAAAGGACAACCTGTGTGCAAAAAGTGTATACAACTACTGCGTGAAAAGGCGCCAGAAGAACTGAGCAATTACCGCACTTACAATTTGCTGGATAAGTTAAGCGGAAAAAAATGTATATGTGAGTAA
- the murA gene encoding UDP-N-acetylglucosamine 1-carboxyvinyltransferase: MEKIYVRGGNPLSGEVKIDGAKNSALPVLAASLLTTGINRFEEVPPLEDVKTISRLLTDLGCRVTNNQGAIEVDAASISEFETPYELVRKMRASFLVMGPLLARLGRARVSLPGGCNIGTRPIDLHLKGFMALGAEVIMGHGFIEAVAPRLMGGRIYLDFPSVGATENIMMAATLAKGTTVIENAAAEPEIIDLANYLNAAGAKVRGAGTSLIRITGVDELKGTNYTVIPDRIEAGTFIAAAAITQGRVLLKNALVDHLKPIIAKFEEIGVRIIEQDSGLMVIGNDSLSATDIKTLPYPGFPTDMQAQSMAVLTMARGTSVITETIFENRFMHVDELKRMNANIKIDGRSAIVEGVQQLTGAPVNASDLRAGAALVLAGLVADGVTEVGNIFHIDRGYAGFVEKMKALGADIWRG; the protein is encoded by the coding sequence TTGGAAAAGATATATGTCCGGGGTGGCAATCCGCTGTCCGGTGAAGTAAAAATAGACGGGGCCAAGAATTCCGCCCTGCCGGTATTGGCAGCATCTTTGCTGACCACCGGTATCAATAGATTTGAAGAGGTTCCGCCTCTAGAAGACGTAAAAACAATCAGTCGGCTGCTCACTGATTTGGGATGCAGGGTGACGAACAACCAGGGCGCAATTGAAGTTGACGCCGCAAGTATTAGCGAGTTTGAAACCCCGTACGAATTGGTTCGAAAGATGCGCGCTTCTTTTCTTGTTATGGGGCCGCTCTTGGCCAGGCTAGGTCGCGCCCGGGTTTCACTGCCTGGAGGCTGTAATATCGGCACCCGCCCTATAGATCTTCACCTTAAGGGTTTCATGGCACTGGGGGCAGAGGTTATCATGGGCCACGGCTTTATCGAGGCTGTCGCCCCCCGACTGATGGGCGGTCGGATTTACCTCGATTTCCCCAGTGTTGGCGCCACAGAAAACATCATGATGGCTGCCACTTTGGCCAAGGGGACGACTGTCATTGAGAACGCCGCCGCTGAGCCGGAAATTATCGACCTTGCAAACTACCTCAATGCTGCGGGTGCAAAAGTCAGGGGCGCTGGGACCAGCTTGATTCGAATTACCGGTGTCGATGAATTGAAGGGCACTAATTATACTGTTATCCCCGATCGCATTGAGGCTGGAACGTTTATTGCCGCCGCTGCCATTACCCAGGGCAGAGTGTTGCTGAAAAATGCATTGGTTGACCACTTGAAGCCAATAATTGCGAAATTCGAAGAAATCGGTGTTCGTATCATTGAGCAGGATTCGGGTCTGATGGTTATCGGCAATGATTCGTTGAGTGCAACCGACATCAAGACATTGCCATACCCGGGCTTTCCCACCGATATGCAGGCTCAGTCCATGGCCGTGCTGACAATGGCCAGGGGGACCAGCGTAATAACAGAGACTATTTTCGAAAACAGATTTATGCATGTCGATGAGCTCAAACGCATGAACGCCAATATCAAAATTGACGGGCGAAGCGCCATCGTTGAGGGCGTGCAGCAGTTGACCGGGGCGCCGGTAAATGCCAGCGACCTCAGAGCCGGAGCGGCTTTGGTCCTGGCCGGATTGGTGGCCGACGGTGTAACAGAGGTCGGGAATATTTTCCACATCGATCGCGGTTATGCCGGGTTCGTAGAGAAAATGAAAGCTTTGGGCGCCGATATCTGGCGCGGATAG
- the spoIID gene encoding stage II sporulation protein D, with protein MAAIFFMCALLILVHPAYHVVKGGEKLRALKIAGVMLATMFVLILLVPALIVRGCGGYRDVPRVPVDPEMVQVWNHQTGELMPMPLGEYLLGVVAAEMPVSFHIEALKAQAVVARTYAINKLRSRGGAGCDQHPEADICTDHTHCQAWLSREDAMQRWPLFRQGTYWDKITLAVSETRGSIITHQGAPIDAVFHSTCGGSTENSEDVWTNTIPYLRAVECGYCNHSPRLTETVSMTVSEAAEKLGVGGSSLEINVERRTESGRIISVSVNGQAMRGLDFRTALGLRSSLVTWLRDQNRIVFTTTGYGHAVGLCQYGADGMADLGFEFTDILQHYYTDIQVQRLSSEE; from the coding sequence GTGGCAGCAATTTTTTTTATGTGCGCACTTCTAATACTTGTCCACCCTGCATATCATGTCGTGAAGGGAGGCGAGAAGTTGCGTGCATTGAAGATAGCCGGGGTAATGCTGGCAACGATGTTTGTGCTTATTTTGCTCGTGCCCGCCTTGATTGTTCGGGGATGCGGCGGATACCGGGATGTGCCTCGGGTGCCAGTGGACCCGGAGATGGTGCAGGTCTGGAATCATCAGACGGGGGAATTGATGCCGATGCCCCTGGGGGAGTATTTGCTGGGTGTGGTTGCGGCAGAGATGCCGGTATCTTTTCATATTGAAGCTTTGAAAGCCCAGGCCGTAGTGGCGAGAACATATGCAATCAACAAACTGCGGAGCCGGGGGGGCGCTGGTTGCGATCAGCATCCGGAAGCAGATATTTGTACCGATCATACCCATTGCCAAGCCTGGCTCTCCAGGGAAGATGCCATGCAGCGGTGGCCATTATTTCGCCAGGGAACATACTGGGACAAAATTACTTTGGCAGTTTCTGAGACCAGAGGAAGCATCATTACCCACCAGGGGGCGCCCATCGACGCTGTGTTCCATTCAACTTGTGGCGGCAGCACGGAAAACTCAGAAGATGTGTGGACGAATACCATTCCGTACTTGCGGGCTGTGGAATGCGGGTATTGCAACCACTCACCCCGGCTGACAGAAACGGTATCGATGACTGTTTCCGAAGCTGCAGAGAAACTTGGAGTAGGTGGGTCCAGTCTCGAAATCAACGTGGAACGACGCACCGAAAGCGGTCGCATAATAAGTGTTAGTGTGAATGGCCAGGCAATGCGGGGCCTGGATTTTCGCACTGCCCTGGGTTTACGGTCCAGTCTTGTCACTTGGTTGCGGGATCAGAACCGGATTGTGTTTACAACCACTGGCTATGGGCATGCCGTTGGACTGTGTCAATATGGGGCCGATGGGATGGCTGACCTTGGCTTTGAGTTCACTGATATCCTCCAACATTACTACACTGATATCCAGGTTCAACGCTTAAGCAGCGAAGAATAA
- a CDS encoding M23 family metallopeptidase gives MSDKQNKVWMRIRATVGRIKIAVGNRWRRLAPGIRYALVYLVAMISLTSLMWWWFNPARFLDTTLPPTITEPEQSEPSDQDEEQEDDPQQPTDTEPEVSVPVVEPVVGQLRWPLKGELLTPGQRYANNYTVVHGVHIAGNAGDEVRSAWHGTVESVSAHTEFTPGEIVVSNGAWSFVYRNLDAIYVVPGDSLQPGAILGTLCARKDYPDYTSDYLEFGLKQDNVPENPLDYLETESSEQEPI, from the coding sequence ATGTCTGACAAGCAAAACAAAGTCTGGATGCGGATACGTGCCACAGTTGGACGGATAAAAATCGCAGTCGGCAATCGCTGGCGCCGGCTTGCTCCGGGCATTCGCTACGCGTTGGTATATTTGGTGGCAATGATTTCCCTTACTTCGTTAATGTGGTGGTGGTTCAATCCTGCACGTTTTCTGGATACCACCCTGCCCCCGACAATTACTGAACCTGAACAATCCGAGCCATCCGATCAGGATGAGGAACAAGAGGACGACCCGCAGCAGCCAACAGATACTGAGCCCGAAGTTTCCGTGCCAGTTGTGGAACCGGTGGTTGGACAGTTGCGGTGGCCGCTTAAGGGTGAACTGCTTACACCCGGACAACGCTACGCCAATAACTACACAGTAGTCCACGGCGTACATATTGCTGGAAATGCAGGCGATGAGGTACGTTCGGCTTGGCATGGCACGGTTGAATCAGTTAGCGCACATACCGAGTTTACACCCGGGGAAATCGTTGTTAGTAATGGCGCCTGGAGCTTTGTTTACAGGAATTTAGACGCAATTTATGTGGTCCCCGGCGATTCGCTCCAGCCTGGAGCTATTTTGGGCACATTATGTGCACGAAAAGATTATCCGGATTACACCAGTGATTATTTGGAATTCGGGCTGAAGCAGGACAATGTTCCGGAAAACCCGTTGGATTATCTAGAAACAGAGTCTTCAGAGCAAGAGCCAATATAA
- the spoIIID gene encoding sporulation transcriptional regulator SpoIIID translates to MNDYIWQRVLDIANHVLSTGDTVRSVAESFGVSKSTVHKDLTERLQQINPGLAEQVRQVLENNKAERHLRGGEATRKKYRERDEIVS, encoded by the coding sequence ATGAATGATTACATTTGGCAGCGGGTGCTGGATATCGCCAATCATGTTTTGAGTACCGGGGATACAGTTCGCTCGGTGGCAGAATCTTTTGGGGTTAGCAAAAGTACAGTTCACAAAGATTTAACCGAGAGGTTGCAGCAGATTAACCCTGGTTTGGCAGAACAGGTCCGGCAGGTATTGGAGAACAACAAAGCGGAACGGCACCTGCGGGGGGGCGAAGCTACCCGTAAAAAGTATCGGGAACGGGACGAAATAGTCAGCTAA
- a CDS encoding MreB/Mrl family cell shape determining protein: protein MFGLTRDIGIDLGTATLLIYIKGKGVVLHEPSVVAMDANNRVLAVGQEANLMVGRTPGNIKAIRPLRDGVIADFEVTELMLKHFISKVYGQMMFFKPRVMVCVPAGITSVEQRAVIEAVKRTGAKDVFLIEEPRAAALGAGLEIFQPLGSMVVDIGGGTADVAVMSMGDIVQSASIRIGGNRFDEALIRYIRDKYNIMIGERTAEEIKIKIASVHPRGRKEKMEIRGRDLVTGLPRSITVTSDEAGEALAEPVSSILRSITQVLEATPPELHSDIVDKGIVMTGGGALLHGLDVFFSERVGTPVLIADNPISCVVHGTGRALELLDYIRNTLISDKMIS from the coding sequence ATGTTTGGTCTGACCAGGGATATTGGAATCGATCTCGGCACCGCAACACTGTTGATTTATATTAAAGGCAAGGGAGTAGTTCTGCACGAGCCATCTGTAGTCGCCATGGACGCTAACAACCGGGTACTGGCTGTTGGCCAAGAGGCAAATTTGATGGTTGGCCGGACACCGGGTAATATTAAAGCGATCCGCCCCCTGCGCGATGGTGTAATTGCCGACTTCGAAGTAACTGAACTAATGCTGAAGCACTTTATCTCCAAAGTTTATGGACAAATGATGTTCTTTAAGCCCCGAGTCATGGTGTGTGTTCCTGCAGGTATCACCTCTGTGGAGCAGCGGGCAGTTATCGAGGCTGTCAAACGTACAGGCGCTAAAGATGTATTTTTAATTGAAGAACCGCGGGCAGCTGCGTTGGGCGCCGGCCTGGAGATTTTCCAGCCGCTGGGTAGCATGGTTGTCGATATTGGCGGTGGCACAGCCGATGTAGCCGTCATGTCCATGGGCGATATTGTGCAAAGCGCATCCATTCGGATTGGCGGCAATCGCTTTGACGAAGCCTTGATCCGCTATATTAGGGACAAATATAATATTATGATTGGCGAGCGCACAGCTGAAGAGATAAAGATCAAGATTGCCTCTGTGCATCCCCGGGGTCGGAAAGAAAAGATGGAAATTCGCGGTCGCGACTTGGTCACAGGTCTGCCCCGCAGTATTACAGTGACGTCAGATGAGGCAGGAGAGGCATTGGCCGAACCTGTGAGTTCGATTTTGCGGAGCATTACCCAGGTACTGGAGGCAACTCCGCCGGAGTTGCATTCGGATATCGTTGACAAAGGAATTGTGATGACTGGCGGAGGCGCGCTTTTACATGGCCTGGATGTGTTCTTCTCTGAACGGGTTGGAACACCAGTATTGATTGCCGATAATCCAATCTCCTGTGTGGTGCATGGCACAGGCAGGGCCTTGGAACTGCTGGACTACATCCGCAATACCCTGATAAGTGACAAGATGATTAGTTAA
- the yhbY gene encoding ribosome assembly RNA-binding protein YhbY has translation MLTGKQKRWLRARAHNLEPIVQVGKHGLVDTLIVALDQALTARELVKVRVLNNCLEPMDEIAHGLSEGTGSELVQKIGHNLVFYRPNPENPILELPGTDRL, from the coding sequence ATGCTGACAGGTAAACAGAAACGTTGGTTGCGGGCCCGGGCCCATAATCTAGAACCCATTGTTCAAGTAGGAAAACATGGTCTGGTGGATACTTTAATAGTTGCATTGGATCAAGCGTTGACTGCCAGAGAGCTGGTGAAAGTCCGGGTTTTAAACAACTGTCTGGAGCCGATGGACGAAATTGCGCATGGACTTTCAGAGGGAACCGGTTCAGAGTTGGTCCAGAAGATTGGCCATAATCTGGTATTCTACCGCCCAAATCCGGAAAATCCAATCTTAGAATTGCCGGGAACGGACAGGTTATGA
- the pcp gene encoding pyroglutamyl-peptidase I produces the protein MKILVTGFDAFGGEELNPSQLVLEKLSVAGATVLPMVVPTQFDKGPALVLEALATYNPDWIVMLGQAGGRSQITVERVAINLADAGAPDNAGFTPVDQTLVPEGPIAYFSGLPVKAMVRTIREAGVPAAVSNTAGTFVCNALFYHVQHYLHINKLACRGGFLHIPLLPTQSLDGTKPTMDLSVCCRGLEAALGVLI, from the coding sequence ATGAAAATACTGGTTACCGGTTTCGATGCATTTGGTGGCGAAGAGCTGAATCCTTCGCAATTGGTTCTCGAAAAACTGTCGGTTGCCGGGGCAACTGTGCTGCCTATGGTTGTACCCACTCAGTTTGATAAGGGGCCGGCACTCGTACTTGAGGCCCTGGCCACATACAATCCTGACTGGATTGTTATGTTGGGACAAGCTGGTGGCCGTAGTCAGATTACTGTGGAGCGGGTAGCAATAAACCTCGCTGACGCGGGCGCGCCCGATAATGCCGGTTTTACTCCCGTCGATCAGACATTGGTCCCGGAGGGCCCGATTGCTTATTTTTCCGGTCTGCCTGTTAAAGCGATGGTGAGAACAATTCGCGAGGCAGGTGTGCCGGCAGCCGTGTCCAATACAGCGGGCACCTTTGTATGCAACGCCTTGTTTTATCATGTGCAGCATTATTTGCATATCAACAAGCTTGCTTGTCGGGGCGGGTTTCTACACATTCCGCTGCTTCCGACCCAGAGTTTGGACGGGACAAAGCCAACAATGGATTTGAGCGTATGCTGTAGGGGGCTTGAGGCAGCTCTGGGCGTATTAATCTGA
- a CDS encoding Lrp/AsnC family transcriptional regulator: MFLHNLDDTDKTILDLLEKDGRITYAEIARHTHLSRVAVRDRVKSLSDRGVISRFTVQVNAAAVGYNTLAFLHLSLAPGAHKQVAAKMSACSNITQVLSTTGATILHVQGFFRGVDHLNQFVRDEVGTLPGVLSVETHLVLENHKMFQCIV; encoded by the coding sequence TTGTTTTTGCATAACCTGGACGATACGGACAAAACAATTTTGGATTTGTTGGAGAAGGATGGACGTATTACCTATGCTGAGATCGCCCGTCACACCCATTTGTCGCGGGTTGCTGTTCGGGACCGGGTAAAATCTCTAAGTGATAGGGGTGTTATCAGCAGATTTACAGTGCAGGTCAATGCAGCGGCTGTAGGGTATAATACGCTGGCTTTTTTGCATTTATCACTTGCGCCTGGCGCTCACAAACAGGTAGCTGCCAAGATGAGCGCCTGTTCCAACATAACTCAGGTTCTGTCTACCACCGGCGCCACGATTTTGCATGTTCAGGGATTTTTTCGGGGAGTAGATCACTTAAATCAGTTTGTGCGTGATGAAGTGGGCACCTTGCCGGGCGTTCTCAGTGTGGAAACCCACTTGGTTTTAGAAAATCACAAAATGTTCCAATGCATAGTCTGA
- a CDS encoding DNA repair exonuclease produces METLTFVHCADLHLGTAFKGIDPKIGRERRKELMLSLAAIVDICQRQQADVLFIAGDLWQQEYVTRPLVEFISDQFRRIPQVQVVIAPGDADSYWQGSYYSAFSWPNNVHIFSGPLTSVYFSRLNLRVHGLAWTGTQAPTDQAERLDLADHKQAAQILIAHGDPEQLGLQSALEDERLAYIALGHNHSHSKLAPAVVYPGSPEPLSFSEEGRHGIVLGKVGSMTLHTEFIPLARRQCINLSLELGPDKAMAAIIEQVMQIVRPFEPETNMISLTLTGQHGDSWSLAAVEEALNDFWYCRVQDNTTPDIDANALLAEHRDNLVGQFIAALDSCEQPPEVKKRALSYGLDALLTRGVRIW; encoded by the coding sequence ATGGAAACACTGACTTTTGTGCATTGCGCAGATTTGCATTTGGGCACAGCTTTTAAGGGAATCGATCCCAAAATCGGGCGGGAGCGCCGTAAAGAATTAATGTTATCGCTGGCGGCGATAGTTGACATTTGTCAGCGACAACAGGCGGATGTATTATTTATTGCTGGCGACTTATGGCAGCAAGAATATGTGACCCGGCCGCTGGTTGAGTTTATCAGCGATCAATTTCGGCGTATTCCTCAAGTTCAGGTTGTGATTGCTCCCGGTGATGCCGACAGTTACTGGCAGGGCAGCTATTACAGCGCTTTTTCCTGGCCGAACAATGTGCATATTTTTAGTGGCCCTCTTACCAGTGTTTACTTCTCCCGTTTAAACCTGCGGGTGCATGGTTTAGCATGGACGGGGACGCAGGCGCCAACAGATCAGGCGGAGCGGCTGGATCTGGCAGATCACAAACAGGCTGCCCAGATTTTAATTGCCCATGGAGATCCAGAACAGCTTGGACTCCAGTCTGCTTTGGAGGATGAGCGTCTGGCCTATATCGCCTTGGGCCACAACCATAGTCACAGCAAATTGGCGCCGGCAGTAGTTTATCCCGGTAGTCCGGAGCCCTTGAGCTTTTCTGAAGAGGGCAGGCACGGGATAGTGCTTGGGAAAGTCGGCTCTATGACATTGCATACTGAGTTCATTCCCTTGGCACGGCGGCAGTGTATCAACTTGAGCTTGGAGCTTGGGCCTGATAAAGCAATGGCGGCAATAATCGAACAGGTTATGCAGATAGTTCGCCCCTTTGAGCCGGAGACAAATATGATAAGTTTAACACTTACTGGCCAACACGGAGATAGTTGGTCTTTGGCGGCTGTGGAAGAAGCGTTGAACGATTTTTGGTATTGCCGCGTCCAAGACAACACAACCCCTGATATAGACGCCAACGCTTTGTTGGCGGAGCATAGAGATAATCTGGTCGGACAATTTATTGCGGCCCTGGACAGTTGCGAACAACCCCCGGAAGTGAAAAAGCGGGCATTGTCCTACGGGTTGGATGCTTTGTTAACCAGGGGGGTGAGAATATGGTGA
- a CDS encoding sugar phosphate isomerase/epimerase, giving the protein MRTGISSASLYPQLHTEAAVVSLAAMGCRDMEVFLQTRSEFRVQYVKRLQAVCNQLAVKVHSVHAPSSHFEPLLFYTYKRQVGDGFDTLNRVLEAAARLGSDCYTFHGPLRVTNVEPDRILERIIRVAELARTWGVKLALENVSWCLGWQPKVFRWLLKQNISNLYFTFDNKQAARSGYPDREFLDAMAPALVNVHLSDVSERGSGLLPGHGEVDFTKIFADLQAIDYTGPVILEVYGFKVEAASQLRAAWRQLKKSRT; this is encoded by the coding sequence ATGAGGACGGGAATTTCTAGCGCAAGTCTCTACCCTCAGCTCCACACAGAAGCGGCCGTGGTTTCGCTTGCGGCCATGGGGTGCAGGGATATGGAAGTATTTTTACAAACCCGGAGCGAATTTCGGGTGCAATATGTCAAACGTTTACAAGCTGTCTGCAACCAGTTGGCAGTAAAGGTTCATTCGGTGCATGCCCCTTCTTCACATTTTGAACCGCTATTGTTTTACACCTATAAACGGCAGGTGGGGGATGGTTTTGATACCCTGAACCGGGTGCTAGAGGCCGCCGCCCGGCTGGGTAGTGATTGTTACACTTTCCACGGTCCGTTGCGGGTAACAAATGTCGAGCCGGATAGGATTTTGGAACGCATTATCCGGGTGGCAGAGCTGGCCCGGACTTGGGGCGTGAAATTGGCCTTGGAGAATGTCTCTTGGTGTTTGGGATGGCAGCCCAAGGTGTTCCGCTGGCTGCTCAAGCAGAATATTTCCAATCTGTACTTTACGTTCGATAATAAGCAGGCCGCCCGCAGTGGTTATCCGGATCGGGAATTTTTGGATGCCATGGCCCCCGCCCTGGTAAATGTGCATTTAAGCGATGTTTCGGAACGTGGTTCCGGGTTGTTACCCGGGCATGGAGAGGTTGATTTCACCAAGATATTTGCGGATTTGCAGGCAATAGATTATACAGGCCCGGTTATTCTTGAGGTTTATGGTTTTAAAGTTGAAGCTGCATCGCAGTTGCGGGCCGCATGGCGTCAGTTAAAAAAGTCTCGGACATAA